The following proteins are co-located in the Clavibacter capsici genome:
- a CDS encoding App1 family protein — MAPSSKKKKHATRTLLESPAAAPVLHRAARIEDRIHEIREGRARKRGLTPTVIPYAGYGSVRWVRVLCRVLLTDPKSRRALAGDKSVRGWRSFTSVPLTDVDVTVEIDGTEHHVRADRGGVVDVVVEATLPSGWHTIRLRAQGSETVEAPVFVVGDDVRTGILSDIDDTVMVTALPRPFLAAWNTFVLDEHARTPTPGMAVLYERLRLQHTGAPVLYLSTGAWNVAPTLTRFLSRNLYPPGPILLTDWGPTVDRWFRSGMEHKRLNLQRLAEEFPHVKWILAGDDGQHDELLYGEFAEHHPDNVEVVLIRQLSAGEAVLAGGRAKAEKRTLDSSVPWVYAPDGASLLAQLDDLGLADDSGTRIGT; from the coding sequence GTGGCCCCCTCCTCGAAGAAGAAGAAGCACGCGACCCGCACGCTCCTCGAGTCGCCGGCCGCCGCGCCCGTGCTGCACCGGGCGGCGCGCATCGAGGACCGCATCCACGAGATCCGCGAGGGCCGCGCTCGCAAGCGCGGGCTCACCCCCACCGTCATCCCGTACGCGGGCTACGGGTCCGTGCGCTGGGTGCGCGTGCTCTGCCGCGTCCTCCTCACCGATCCGAAGAGCCGACGCGCGCTCGCGGGCGACAAGAGCGTGCGCGGCTGGCGCAGCTTCACGAGCGTGCCGCTCACCGACGTCGACGTCACCGTGGAGATCGACGGCACCGAGCACCACGTGCGCGCGGACCGCGGCGGCGTCGTGGACGTGGTCGTCGAGGCGACCCTGCCGAGCGGCTGGCACACCATCCGCCTCCGCGCGCAGGGCTCGGAGACGGTCGAGGCGCCGGTGTTCGTCGTGGGCGACGACGTGCGCACCGGGATCCTCAGCGACATCGACGACACCGTCATGGTCACCGCGCTCCCCCGCCCCTTCCTCGCGGCGTGGAACACCTTCGTGCTCGACGAGCACGCGCGCACCCCCACGCCCGGCATGGCCGTGCTCTACGAGCGGCTCCGCCTGCAGCACACGGGCGCGCCCGTCCTCTACCTCTCCACGGGCGCGTGGAACGTGGCACCGACGCTCACCCGGTTCCTGTCGCGGAACCTCTACCCGCCGGGCCCGATCCTCCTCACCGACTGGGGCCCCACGGTCGACCGGTGGTTCCGCAGCGGGATGGAGCACAAGCGCCTGAACCTGCAGCGGCTCGCGGAGGAGTTCCCGCACGTGAAGTGGATCCTCGCGGGCGACGACGGCCAGCACGACGAGCTCCTCTACGGCGAGTTCGCCGAGCACCACCCCGACAACGTCGAGGTCGTCCTCATCCGCCAGCTGAGCGCCGGCGAGGCCGTGCTCGCGGGCGGCCGCGCCAAGGCCGAGAAGCGCACGCTCGACAGCAGCGTGCCGTGGGTCTACGCCCCCGACGGCGCGAGCCTCCTCGCGCAGCTCGACGACCTCGGGCTCGCCGACGACTCCGGCACGCGCATCGGCACCTAG
- a CDS encoding SOS response-associated peptidase, with amino-acid sequence MTRILARAMTADDLVDLLDVDHAGDAVPAPSWRIVPGQRVAVLVDTLPRRAEGDTEDQVPVRRLESARWGLVPAGSAGPDQGPPLAEVPAEQLASRPELLQALVSRRAAIPVSGYYEHHETDDGLRTPYLVGAGDGLVLLAALYEWWRDPSRAADDPARWVLSCAVLTRPAAGTVEALAERMPVVLSPDVVEEWLDPTAEGSPDLLRAVAAQAEDVIEQLAMDEVGPGLDQGAPDTAELARPV; translated from the coding sequence ATGACGCGCATCCTCGCCCGGGCCATGACCGCCGACGACCTGGTCGACCTGCTCGACGTGGACCACGCGGGAGACGCCGTGCCGGCGCCCTCCTGGCGCATCGTCCCCGGGCAGCGCGTCGCCGTCCTGGTGGACACGCTCCCCCGCCGCGCCGAGGGCGACACGGAGGACCAGGTGCCCGTGCGCCGGCTCGAGTCGGCGCGCTGGGGCCTCGTCCCCGCGGGATCCGCCGGGCCGGACCAGGGCCCGCCGCTCGCCGAGGTGCCCGCCGAGCAGCTGGCCTCCCGCCCGGAGCTCCTGCAGGCGCTGGTCTCGCGGCGCGCCGCGATCCCCGTCTCCGGCTACTACGAGCACCACGAGACCGACGACGGCCTCCGCACCCCGTACCTGGTGGGCGCGGGCGACGGCCTCGTCCTGCTGGCGGCCCTCTACGAGTGGTGGCGGGACCCGTCGCGCGCCGCGGACGACCCGGCCCGCTGGGTGCTCAGCTGCGCCGTCCTCACCCGGCCGGCCGCCGGCACGGTGGAGGCGCTCGCGGAGCGCATGCCCGTGGTGCTCTCCCCCGACGTCGTCGAGGAGTGGCTCGACCCCACGGCCGAGGGCTCCCCGGACCTGCTGCGTGCGGTCGCCGCGCAGGCGGAGGACGTGATCGAGCAGCTGGCGATGGACGAGGTCGGCCCCGGCCTCGACCAGGGCGCGCCCGACACCGCGGAGCTCGCCCGACCCGTGTGA
- a CDS encoding ABC transporter ATP-binding protein yields the protein MIEFHHVRKQYPDGTLAIEDFSLVVPSQTTTVLVGSSGCGKTTLMRMINRMVEPTDGRIEIDGTDIATQDAVKLRRSIGYVMQNSGLLPHRKVVDNIATVPRLTGVDKRTARERALALMDTVGLDRSMADRYPSQLSGGQQQRVGVARGLAVDPNILLMDEPFGAVDPLVRDDLQQELIRLRTQLDKTVVFVTHDIDEAFLLGDQVVILEKGGRIAQQGTPQEILSNPANDFVRDFVGADKGKRALHVEDTGTGRVLVDRDGRLVGVLDDAGRSDAAPASASDEAGAAHAPGAPAQGAGPA from the coding sequence ATGATCGAGTTCCACCACGTCCGCAAGCAGTACCCGGACGGCACGCTCGCGATCGAGGACTTCAGCCTCGTCGTGCCGTCGCAGACGACGACCGTCCTCGTCGGATCCTCCGGCTGCGGCAAGACGACGCTCATGCGCATGATCAACCGCATGGTCGAGCCGACCGACGGCCGCATCGAGATCGACGGCACCGACATCGCCACCCAGGACGCCGTCAAGCTCCGCCGCAGCATCGGCTACGTGATGCAGAACTCGGGCCTCCTGCCGCACCGCAAGGTGGTGGACAACATCGCGACCGTGCCCCGCCTCACGGGCGTCGACAAGAGGACGGCCCGCGAGCGCGCGCTCGCGCTCATGGACACCGTGGGCCTCGACCGCTCGATGGCCGACCGCTACCCGTCGCAGCTCTCCGGCGGCCAGCAGCAGCGCGTCGGCGTCGCCCGCGGGCTCGCGGTGGACCCGAACATCCTGCTCATGGACGAGCCGTTCGGGGCCGTCGACCCGCTCGTGCGCGACGACCTGCAGCAGGAGCTCATCCGGCTGCGCACCCAGCTCGACAAGACCGTGGTCTTCGTCACCCACGACATCGACGAGGCGTTCCTGCTCGGCGACCAGGTCGTGATCCTGGAGAAGGGCGGCCGCATCGCCCAGCAGGGCACGCCGCAGGAGATCCTCTCGAACCCGGCGAACGACTTCGTCCGCGACTTCGTGGGCGCCGACAAGGGCAAGCGCGCGCTGCACGTCGAGGACACCGGCACGGGACGGGTGCTCGTCGACCGCGACGGCCGGCTCGTCGGCGTGCTCGACGACGCGGGGCGCTCCGACGCCGCACCGGCATCCGCATCGGACGAGGCGGGGGCCGCGCACGCCCCCGGTGCTCCGGCGCAGGGTGCGGGACCCGCGTGA
- a CDS encoding ABC transporter permease, whose translation MNWVIANIQTVLDLAAAHVALAAPPVLLGLVISLPLGWLANRYRRTRGALLTIGGALYTIPSIALLLAMPAIIGTNILDPRNVVVALTVYAVALMIRITSDALASVSEDVKQSATAMGYAGWARFWRVELPLAGPVLLAGLRVVSVSTVSMVTVGSLSGILSLGTMILSGYRRQFYTEIITGIVGIVVIALVFDLILLLAGRLLMPWSTQPSLRARTRSARRAALVTDASAS comes from the coding sequence GTGAACTGGGTCATCGCCAACATCCAGACCGTCCTGGACCTGGCCGCGGCGCACGTCGCGCTGGCCGCGCCGCCGGTCCTCCTCGGGCTCGTCATCTCGCTGCCCCTCGGCTGGCTCGCCAACCGGTACCGGCGCACCCGCGGCGCCCTGCTCACCATCGGGGGAGCGCTGTACACGATCCCGTCGATCGCCCTCCTGCTCGCGATGCCGGCGATCATCGGCACGAACATCCTCGACCCCCGCAACGTCGTCGTCGCCCTCACCGTGTACGCCGTCGCCCTGATGATCCGCATCACCTCGGATGCGCTCGCCTCGGTGTCGGAGGACGTCAAGCAGTCCGCGACCGCCATGGGCTACGCCGGCTGGGCGCGCTTCTGGCGGGTCGAGCTGCCGCTCGCGGGCCCCGTGCTCCTCGCCGGGCTCCGCGTCGTGTCCGTCAGCACCGTGAGCATGGTGACGGTCGGCTCGCTCTCGGGGATCCTGAGCCTCGGGACGATGATCCTGAGCGGGTACCGCCGCCAGTTCTACACGGAGATCATCACCGGGATCGTGGGCATCGTCGTCATCGCGCTCGTCTTCGACCTGATCCTCCTGCTGGCCGGGAGGCTCCTCATGCCGTGGTCGACGCAGCC